In Rhizoctonia solani chromosome 6, complete sequence, the sequence AACAAAAGTCGGAATGGCTTCGTCGAACCCAATCTCAAAGCGTCCGCTTGGCCGAGGATTTTGTCTATCTATCCTCCCATGACACAAAAGTGGAAAATTCAAAGCCGCTGGTTCGAGTTGTGAAAAAGAACGATTATACTCCATATTATTTATACCATGACGGGGTATCGTGCTTAGTATGTAGCAAGGTCGGCATTCATCATAAATTCCCAGAATCTTTCATTGGCGATCATCTATATGACGTGTGAGTAGTCCTTGTCTACTTTGCCCGTATTTGGACTGATCGCACGATAAGGCATTTGATCGAAGAACCGGAAAAGGGAAAGCATTTTCAATAGTGACACTGGTGTGTCCGAATCCAATAActctgcaaaatccgccTGAGCCGTGGGTCCGGAATGCTCGAGAAGCATAAACGAGATTACCATGAGTGTCTCGTCCAAgcttctcgagcatttcAGGCTCGCGAGCTCCGATGGATTTTGCAGAGAAGACCTGAATCGATGTGCTTCAGTCCAGTATATTATGTTTCGGCGACGTAATAGACCTATCCTATAAAAACAATTTATGTCTGTTTGATATACTAGCGTGTTTTAATCGCTCAAGGCGAGTTGATAATGAATGGTGTTAAATTTAGTTTGAGGGATGATTGCGATGACAGGTGTTCCACGCGATCACGTGCTCACGTGCTCACTCTTCTATACAGCTACGCGGCGACCTTTGATCAGTAACATTCGCGCTGTTTTATTTTTGATATATTCTAGATAATCTGGTCTAGCTGAGCTAGCGAATATCGCGCAGTATGTCTTCGAACTATGGCGATGAGGATGACTTTATGAACAACTTACTGGCGGACATGGATGAATCTTTGTTACGtactcctgtgaaacctggACCATCGACCACTCGAACTCTCGCTAAACCGGTCAGCCGTCCAGACTTCTCTGGTTATAGCAACCAAAGGCCCAAAACAGTAGCCAAACGGGAGCTGGCGTTACCAACCAGTAACACACCTAAGCCTAAGCCGTCTGTGGAATTTACGCCTTCCAGAGTACCCATCGACCAAACAGTTTTAACCACTCAACTCTCGTCCCGAAAACCAGCATTAATCAATGACGACATAGAAGACTTTCATCTTCCGTTGCCTGAAGAAGTAAGCCCTTCTCTGCTTAAACTCCAGTCCATAAGCTGATTTTCGTAGCAACTGCCCAGACGTGTTACCACCAAGACCCCTGCACATCCTAGAGCTGCACCCCCACATTCACCAGAAACGACTACACGGGCTCAAGTCAAATGGGTTGAAAGACAAGAGAACGGCTTGTATCCGCAAATAGTACAGTCATTATACGCCCAACGCTACCCCATTCTCACCGCTTCGTGCCTATCCCATAGCGTGTTTTGGCCATCGATGAGACAACCTCGGAGGTCTTGGAAGTCATTTTGAAGGATGACTGGGAATCGACGAGGATAAGGCTTGGTATGTGGCCCTTCTGGGCAGCACAGTGCATACAGCACTAATAACCTAATATAGGGGACATCATCAACGTTCTAGGCGACTTCAGCGAGCTACTTCAAAAAGTGTCAATTTCAGATTCTGAAACTCCTGCTTTGATACCTACTCGGACGATAACCATATCATCTGCGAAAAACATACTCGTCCTACACCCAGACCTCTTATTACCGATCACAGCTATCTCCAATGCGTCAGTTTGTCCACGGAAACCTTTGCTTGGCATGATGGTTCCTACTCCTACTTTTCCGCCTTCATTAATTCCCCTTCCCCCCTCGCCCGAAACCTCAGAGGATAAACCTGCAAAGGGGCCAGGCCAGGATAAATCTCAAGAACCACTAGTTTGGGGTAATCTTTTGCACGAAGTCGTGCAAGATTGCCTCGCAGCCGGTACATGGTCCAGGGCTTCTATCATCTCCGCAATCAACCGGGTACTCCGTGACCCTGCTTCGCTCAGCCAGCTCTTTAGGGTGGATCGAAGTTTGAAAGAGGCAGAAGATGAATGAGACAACGCGCTGGTGGTCTCGAAGGCTTTGCTCGGAGGTTCATTCGAGGTGCCGTACCTCCTGAACAGAAACCAAAGGAAGAAGTCGAAATAACTGGGCTGCACACTGTCGAAGAAGAAATATGGAGTGCAGCTTGGGGACTCAAGGGAAAATTGACGCTGCTGTGGAGGCGGTGGCCGAGGACCCTCCCTTGAAAACGGCTACCAGTGGGCTTGGTAAGAGTATTTCAACTGGCTCCGTGCCTCCACCTGGCCCCAAGCTAGTGTCAAACGCTGCTGCCCGAAGTAAATCAAGTGCTGGGCCAGGATACACTACCGGGAAATCCGAGCTGACGCCTTCAGCATTCACCAAAAACCGAACGAAAGGCGTAACGAAAGGATTAGCCGATGCGATTAAACGTGGTATGGCCGAAAACTCGGGCGCGACTGGAACCTCCTGGACCATGCCTTTCGAAATCAAAACAGGCCGCACTGTTGGAGGTATGGAACATCGCGCACAAACTATGCTTTACACCTTGCTTATCGCTGAGAGATACGGTGAGTTATTCAAGGAGCAAGACAGAACTACTGTTAAACTCACGCCCGCCTAGGCGTCCAGACACCAACTGGCATTTTGTATTACACACAAAAAGACGAAATTATTCAAGTCCATCCAGCGCGCAATGAAATTAGAGGACTAATGGTCGGACGCAATGAGCTGGCTGCCAGTATCATGTACCACCGCGAATTGAAGGTATCTGAAACCTCCAATCCCCATACCCCAGCGACGCCCCCGACTCAACCTCCAACTCAACTCGAATTGGCCAGCTCTAAAGACGAAATATTTCTCCCTCCACCCATCGATGAAAACTACCAATGCTCAAAATGCTACGTCAAGGATGCATGCGTCTTGTACCGAGCTGTACGTTTTTGATATGCGGTACTAGGAGAGGCTACTAATGTTCTTTGTTTACAGGCAGTTGAGCGAATGCCGCCATCGACCGTACCTCAACTTGCAGACAAGGCTGATCACCTTACGTCTTCTCAAAAAGAGTTCTTTGCTCATTGGGAAACCCTCATCGCGCTCGAGGAACAAGACATGGTTCGCTTCAGGAAAGAGCTTTGGACTATGCGAGCCGAGGAGCGCGAAAAAAACGGACGGTGTTTTGCTCGAATGGTACCTGGTCCTGGAGTAAAAAGGGATGGCAAATTCGTCTATGAGTTCACTCGGGCTCCTAAACCCAAAAACTCACCCGAGGATTTACCCGAACCAGTCCTTGACTTGACGATGAGCCCCTCAACTCCCAAAAAGAACCCTAGGTCATCGCCTATCATCGACCTAACTAGTTCGCCCGTCCCTCAGTACCAAATGGGAGATCGACTTGAATACTCCTTTGGGTCAGTTGATTCCCTACTCAATGGTCATATCATCAAAGGGGATGCGGTTACCATTTCGATCGACCCTACCTTACTGGCATTTGCTCGTGGATATGTGCTTGATATTAGCACAAGGGCCCTAACGGTGGCTTTTGATCAGGAACTTCCCCTTGAGGGTGTCGCAATACGCAAACATTCaaaatcaaagacaggaccAGCCGAATTCAGAATTGACAAGGATGATTACTCTGGTGGCATGGCTAAATTGCGATCCAATCTCGCGGCACTATTCTATAAACCGGGTGATGAACGTCGATTACGTCTTGTGGTGGATCTCGTGCCCCCTCGCTTCCTGGCCCGACGGTGACGAGAAACTTCCTGAGATCCGAGCAAAGTCTTGAATCCGAACCAACGAGCAGCTATCGAACTTGTACTACGGGCTCAGGATTATGCACTTGTTCTTGGAATGCCTGGCACAGGTAAAACTACCATGGTAGTGGAACTTATCAAAGAACTTGTAAGACGCGGTAAATCGGTTCTTCTGACAAGTTACACGCATTCGGCGGTAGACACTATTTTGCTGAAGCTATTAGAGGTGGAATTCGATGTATTGCGACTGGGGAATGTTGATAAGGTGACTTGGGCACCACGCTTTCTGGAAGCAGCATACTCATATGCGTTTCGTTAGGTTCACATAGAAGCTCGCAAGTTTGCGTTGGGTGCAAAAGAGGTACCCGAGACTCTTGAAGCGTTGGAGCGACAATTGTTGAGGCCACCTGTAGTAGCCACACTTGCCTTTCGATTGACCAGTAAGTTTCGGTGGGTTTGCTGAGAATGTATGTTCACATCTAGTCAGCCCCTTATTCGCGCGGCGCACATTCGATTATTGTATAGTTGATGAGGCCTCCCAGATCACCTTGCCATCGTGTTTGGGACCACTACGATTCGCTGAGAAATTTGTTTTAGTGGGCGATCATTTTCAACTCCCCCCGCTAGTTCGTCTTTCTATTCACAAACGCTACCAGTGCTTAACAATTTGTTTTAATAGGTCAAGAGCAAAGACGCGCGGGAGGGTGGCATGGATATCTCTCTCTTCCGCAGGCTCTCAGATACCCATCCGGAGGCTGTTATCGATCTGGCTTTGCAATATCGCATGAATGCAGAGATCATGACTTTATCAAACAAACTCATTTATAGTGACCGACTCCAGTGCGGAAGCGAGAAAGTTGCAACTCAAGCGCTCTACCTTCCTCATCCATCAGCTGGCCTGGCCTGGCATGTTTCGTGTGGGGGTGGGCCTAACAGCCAGTGCTGGCTTAATTCACTTATTGATCCGACGTATGTATGGTCTGGCAAGACACATCTCAGTATGGGTTAACCAAAGTAACATTTTTGATAGCTGCAAAGTACGTTTCGTCGATACCGATGATCTTCCGGCCCGCAATACAATAGTTGGATCTCTTGTGCAAAACGAGATTGAAGCGCAATTGGTTTTACAAGTACGTCTGCTATAAATTCATCCGGAAATCTTTCTTGACGGAAAGTAGACGATTGAGGCTTTGTCAAAAAGTGGTGTCAAATCCGCTCAAATAGGAGTCATTTCGCCATACCGGCAGCAGATCAAACTACTGTCACATATGCTTCAGGAGCACTCTGAAGTCGAAATATTGACTGCAGACCGCAGTCAAGGGCGAGATAAGGATTGTATAATAATATCCATGGTCCGTTCAAATGAGGATGGAAACGTAAGCGGGTTGCGACCACATAGTATTCTTCCTGACCAGAACTACTTTATAGATTGGCGATCTGCTGAAAGACTGGCGCCGACTCAATGTTTCTTTTACACGAGCACGTTCGAAACTTATAATCTTTGGGTCCAGGGGAACTCTGAAATGCGACAACCTACTCAAACAATTTTTTGACCTAGTTGACGAAAAAGGATGGTATATGTGCCTTCCTAAGGACGCTCATCTAATGCATGATTTCTCCAAAACCCATGGCAAAAGGATGCCGTTAGGATCCTCGGGTGATTCAGAATTAACAGATTCCACGCCGGTCAAACGAGCTCGCGTTTCATCAGGAATACTGAAAGGCCGACCTCTACTTCAAGACATTATCGTCATTGATGATGACTAGGCTGATTTTATTGCTACGGCGGAACGGCATGTTTTATATTGATTTTTTGCTGATCGGATCTTGTTACGCAACCATCATTTGCTTTGACACATATATGTGATCAACTTTTTTCCCGATAGCATGATTCATATGGAAGGGTCTCATTTACTAATGCAAGTGTGTATAGAACAGAGATGGATTCAATTTGATTCAGGCAAAACGCTCCGTCAAGCCATAAGTTTACCCTGAGTTATTGAGGATAGCTGTCCCAAATTTCAGCTGATCAGCACGGGATTTTATGAAAACAGAGTACAGCGGGTGCACTATAGCACTTACAAAATGGCAGACTTCGGTGACCCTGGGACGGAGTTGAGGGTCGTAGCTCCAGCAGCGCCAAGGAGATTCCATAGTGCATCCCCTTCGGTACTCTGCGGCGATATGCAGTCCACAGGTCGAGAGGGATGTTCTCCCCGAAACACCACGGTATGTATCACAGTAAGATCTGCTTTATCTTTGTAAGGTACGGTGCCGGTGAGTGCCTCCTAACAGGCCCGTCAGAAATTATGGCGCACATTCGAAGTACATATACTGACCAGGATAGTCTGAAAGAATTTCATGGTCAACAGTTGTACGTCGTAGGTATCGGAAATGTTTACCATTCCAAGGGCGTATACGTCTGTCTCATAATTATTCCTTATTCCTTCATCAATGAATAGTTCCGGTGCCTAACAACGGGCTTGGATTATTATCCGCCGTCAATATTAAATTCGCATATGCCTGCCGCCCATCGGATCGAGTAGCTAATGCTCTCAGTGGCAGTGAACGCGACGGGGAAGTCTCGTCTCATGGTTGCACTTCCGAAGTCGGTGATTTTTGCTACCCCCTCATTTGACACTACAACATTGTCCTAAAGATGTCAATTTGGAGAGCTTATAATAACGATCGGTCTGCCTTACTCCTTTGATATCGCCGTGCGCCTAATGTAAATGTTATCAAACTATGTACTTAGGCTCGTTTATCACTTGAATTACCATGCCCAGACCATGGATATAAATTAGGCCCTCTGCGATTTGTGTGCACTAATCACACAAAAATAAATATAAGACAAAGTACTGCGAACAAGATATTTTTAATTACCAAACGGCACCGGTCATAGTCCGGGTTTGCATCTATGAAAGCAAGCAAACTACCATATGGCATCCACGGGGCGACCATGGCGAGTTTGTCACGAAAAACCGCCAGCCCTACAAATTCGAGAACATTTGGATGAGTTGGGACTGGCCACGCATGCAGTTCGCGAGCGGTGCGCTAATGTTAAGTCGCAGCGTTATTGAAAAATGCATTCTCAATAGTGATGAACGTACTTTGAAAACTTTTTCAGGCTTGCTTTCAGAGTTACTAAGAGCCCTCAGGCACTTGACAGCAACAAGTCTTCCACTGAGCAATCGTGCTTGATACACATCACTCAACGGTCCACTGTATTTATGGCTCTCATTCCCATATATAAGCTGCTTGGTTATATTTAGGCAACCCTGGTCTACGAGGCGATCGATGATTGTGGGTAGGGTCTGTCAAGAAACCCATGAGTGGTAATTATAGACAAAGTAGGCAAACGAACTGTGCTGAGTCCGATGGTCACATGCTCCATTTGTTCTATCTGTGGTGGAGGTAGTGCGTTGCCTTAAAGCAGTAGGGGTATAATGAAGGTGCTTACTTGGATATTTATTTGACCCTCGCGCTGAATTACATTCATCTGTAATTTCTACTTAGGCAGCCTACTGATTATGGATATTAAAGGCCGCTCAAAATATCCCTAACACTGTTTAAACCCGGACGATTTCCTGGCACTAGCTGAAAGCAAATTGAAAGTAGGGCCCAATGTATTTCTGCATGCCCAGTTTTGAGATTAATGAATTCATTTGGTCGTGCAGGAATCACCCCATCCGCTACTGCGCTCAAAGCATTAAGCTCCGATAACTCTGGGTAAGGGATATCCCCTGTGAATGTCTCCTAAAGTTTCTTTAATGACATGTAGAGGTCAAATGGAACAAAAGGCGATTACCAATATAGTCTGGTAAATTATTAACCATTGAGAACTGGAAAGCTACCAACATTCACTCACCATTCCGAGCGACCATACATCTGCCTTGACCGTCGGTTCAGCACCGTCAGGGAGTAGCCTTTCTGGAGCCTTGATGAGAGTACATGTATAATAGTGACAAGCCCACAAACGCTGTACTTACTGCCCATCGGCCAGCCATTTGAAACCCGTTTCCATACCCAGCTGGATCGTCCTTTAGGATCGAGCCACCAAACCCAGTAATCTGTACTGTTCCTTGGTCCGAGATCATAACGGTTCGCTAGTTGTGCTAGTTACTTAATAACATCCATAGTTACTACTATGGGAACTTACGCCTCTTAAGTCCCCATGTATCTAAGTTACGTAGCCAAGGGATTAATCAGCTGCAAAATTGTGTTCGATGCATGTAGTTGCATACCACACCTGTGTCGTGTAAATAAGTTAACCCTTCGATGACTTGGTTACACTAAGGAAGTAATTCGATGAGTTTTATTTGTTCTGCCTTGACATTACGCCAACTTACTAGGTGAGCACGATTTGCTTTGGGTCGAAGCTTCAAGTAATCCCGTAGGTTGAGATTTATCCAAGGATATACAACGCCAATTATCTGTTGTCCCCAAGGAACTCTATCATAGGACGCTGAACCACGGGGCTCAGTTACGATATAACCCAAACAAGGTAAAATATTAGAATGTTCAAGCTTGGAAACAACACGTAATTCATTGACAACATGCTGCATGACCGCGAATGTTTAATAGGTAACTATGCCATTATTAAATCGGAAAGCTCACCTCGAGGATGGCATTTACTGAAAGCTTCACGGCCACAACACCTTCATATCCAGCCAGTGATGCTTTGTAAATATCATAGAAACCTCCAATGACAGCAATATCCTCTTGATCTCCGAGGAAAGTAACTTGCTCAGTAAGATCTGAGCAATGGTATTTAGCCAGCTCAAGAATAGCTTCTTCTATTCTCAGCTATAGGCGGGACATGATAACATTTGTCAGTTTAATTTTAGATCGTTGAGTATACCACCTACAAGGCCCATTCTCTGCCAAATGCTCGTCAATATATCAATGTCCGATTATGATAGTGATGTGAGACAATAGGCAAACTCCGTGTTGTCTTCGTTCGGAACAACTTAAGTCAACAATTCGTGGCTGCCCGGGCGGTCCTCGTctcacacggccacaagaaCCACCCACACACTCTCTAATTTACGAAACCGATACTGCTTAGTCATCGACACTCCATATTCACTTTTCAGTGCGCAATAATGCGGAGAAGTAGCCATAGAACCTCCCCCCCCCGGGTTGAATTACTATTTTTCAGAGGAAGTGGAATCATCCCTAATGATACCTCCAAACTATAGGTACAGCACAAGTTGTCTGTCAGCTGTCGTGGAAGGAGGTTAGGGAAACATCCACGGAATCTCGGACATCGGATGCCGTTGGGCGGCTCTTGGGCTCGTAGTTCCAACATTGGTCAAGCAAATTCCTAATTCTATCTCAACATTGTTATCGCGACTTGCCTCCTAAAAAGAAGTGCTAGTTACCAGGATCATCCGTGGCCCCATGCATTAGCAATCATATACATTCTGCGGGAGAAGTTCGTAACGTTCCAAACGACCAGATATCCGATTTCTTCGTAGGTCATGTGCTGTCCTTGTAAAGTTTTCTGGCGCCTGACTTAATTTGAGGGCGCATATATGAAAAGTCAACCCAAACAAACTTACTACCTATCGAGGGGCGAACTGGAACATCCTTCCACAATTCAGCTTATCCTGCTCCAAAACTGCACTTGCAAATCCCGTTATCTGTATTGATCCCTGCTTGGAGATCATATCTTTGATCAGTCGAGTATTCGACAGCTACCGAACCTTCGTGGCCGACCAAACTCCCAATACAAACATCACGAAACCTCCAGTATCGATAATACTACTCTTTGGAGACCAGAGCAGCTTATTCGACACGTCCAAGCGACCCTGCTCAGACAGTTCATCCACAGCATTTTGCCAGTCAAACTGGCTTGTATCAGCCGTGGGCTTCTGAAGTACATGAGTACGCTATTGTGTTGCAAAGAAAATATTCCGCACTACTTCCACTTCCATGGGTCCAATCAAACGTGCTCAGTCAAACTTGTCAAACGTTGCCCAGAGCTGGTGGTCGTTGGTTGGATGATATAACCAACATTTGAGGTTTTTTGTACTAAATCACAAATCGAGCACTCGACTACCCCCAGATAGCAAAATGGCCCTCGAACTGCGGCTCAAATTAGGTATTGCTCACCGTGCAAACGTATACTTTAGCTTTAGTAAAGGCTAACCAGAGCACTCCCAACCAAGCCTCTCGGTCATAAGCGCTCGGCGTCTCAGCTGGGACTCAGCATAGCCTATACGCCACCGTCGATCCGCCACCATGATGCAACAAACGCAAGATGTTGGTCGACCTGCCACCTGAACTTGTAAGCTTAATTCTAGGGTGCTTAGACCTTACATCTCTTAAGAAATGCTCCGACTCGTGTCGTGTACTACGCACAGTGTGCTCAGACCCGCTTCTGAACCCGTGGCACCACCCCGTTCGCCATGCGATATTTGAACTATTTACCCACCACTCAATTAGGAATAACGGCAGGCATACTATTGAATACCCTGTTGAAGCCCTCTTAGAGGACCACGAATCTGAAACGCTTACAATACTCGCTGCATTGGCTGCCTTCTCTTGCGTTCCACGATCTGTCGTTGTCGACATTTTAGCTCTATCACCGCCACGGTTCTTGCTGTATCACTCTGCTCGATCAAAACTCCCCTGTGAGCTATGGGAGCAAGCTTTTCGAAGGAGATTCCTTCCCAGTTGGATCCCTCCTTGGGTGCGTACTTCACGACGACCAAGCTGGGCGTGGCAAGAATGTTTTTTCCGGTAAGTGAATAGTATTTTATTGACCCCACTATACTGATCACATTGATTAACTATAAACAGTATACTTGAACAACTGAATCATAGGTTGACTTCAAACTGTACGAGTATGGAAAGTTGGACAAACTATGTTGTGATACTCCGTTCAGGAACAGCTGCCACCTGCACAGCATATTCACGGACTTTCAGTGCGTCGGTCATCATGAATGATCTAAAGTAAGCCTCGCGTATCTCGCATCTCACTCGGCATCTTGACCTAACCGCATATAGACGCCAAGCAAACCTCATGGAATACGAAACCCAAGCACGCGTGATCGTTCAACTGGCAGACGTTAGAATCGTCATGCTCGGTATGCTTCGGAAGCCTCCATATTTTGCGTTCAATAACCATGCACGCGAGCTCATCCATCCTCCCGGAGTCGAAAGGCCCGATGAAATCCCCTCACCCCGGAACACGACTACCGCGGGGAGACCCCAAATCCCACATCCACCACAACTGCCGCAACAAGCACAACAAGCACAACAACAACCGCTCCCACAAGGTGCATCTGTTTCATCAAACGTCTCCACCATGCGTTCATCTGGTGCGCCAAGACGATCTACTTTCACTACTCCGAGTACAAGGTCTCCCTCTCGGGAACGTCGTGCAAGCATTGGCCTACGACTGTCCAGAACATTGACCCATGAATCAACTAGCTCTGCACGTAGCGGAGAATCCTCCTCAAGCAGAACCGGGGGTATCATGAGTAGGATTCGGAGATGGACTTCTGGCTCCGACGGTCGTGCAGAGCAAAATTTGTCACCTAGAACGAGCGTCTGCGTATCATGGCCTCTCGGTGATCATTTCATTCCGGATCCCTCAGACCACAGTCGGGTGACCGCTCCAACAACTCACAATGCAAGCACACCGCTTGATTCAACTCTAAATCAAGCAACTAGCATGTCATCCAGAGCGCCGGTTAACAGCTTGCCTCGACTGCAGCACCCCGAACCGAGTGAGAATTACTCTCAATACCCTAACTATACTCCAGGGGAAGACGATACTCGTTGGCGCATCCAAAATGGATTAGAAGAAGGCGGGCTACTTTGGGTGGGGCCAATAATGTGAGCGTTATCATTTAGTAAGCACGAGTCCCAGGTTGACCACTCTATTTTAGGATCACTGCCCAGCTTGTCCCCCACAATGTAAAGCATATATCAACTCCATTAACTGCCGAGGAGGTATACTCGGAGGGTCGTCACGTATCTTTCCGTTGGGATGACCTGATCGCAATCGCACCGTGGATGGAGGAAAGGCTAACGAGACGTGATGACGGTCTGGCGTTATAGCCCAACTTTGAACCATGTAATTGAATCTAACTGAAATGATATGTATGAAGACGTGCGTGTCATTGGACTAATTAGCGGGTTTGACTCAGAGGTCTATAAATGGTCAAAAACAGCACAGCCACTGCACACTCTCCTGGGGTTAACGACGATTACATGGCTAGCATACTGAAGACGAACCGTTCCGCCGATCTTCTGGGTCTATTACGACTACACAGGTATTTACCCCTTTCAAGGTTCGGACTTGTTCCTCGAGGTGTGTATTTTCTGGGCAGTGGCGCCGGGGAAATTGACAGATTGATATAATTAAGCTAGTATGGGCCTAGCTTCGAGCCCACGGTGTCGAGTTTATACATCCTCGAACCTGAATTCGAAGTATCCAATCGATC encodes:
- a CDS encoding DNA replication ATP-dependent helicase Dna2 — protein: MSSNYGDEDDFMNNLLADMDESLLRTPVKPGPSTTRTLAKPVSRPDFSGYSNQRPKTVAKRELALPTSNTPKPKPSVEFTPSRVPIDQTVLTTQLSSRKPALINDDIEDFHLPLPEEQLPRRVTTKTPAHPRAAPPHSPETTTRAQVKWVERQENGLYPQIRVLAIDETTSEVLEVILKDDWESTRIRLGDIINVLGDFSELLQKVSISDSETPALIPTRTITISSAKNILVLHPDLLLPITAISNASVCPRKPLLGMMVPTPTFPPSLIPLPPSPETSEDKPAKGPGQDKSQEPLVWGNLLHEVVQDCLAAGTWSRASIISAINRVLRDPASLSQLFRVDRSLKEAEDE
- a CDS encoding DNA replication ATP-dependent helicase Dna2 translates to MECSLGTQGKIDAAVEAVAEDPPLKTATSGLGKSISTGSVPPPGPKLVSNAAARSKSSAGPGYTTGKSELTPSAFTKNRTKGVTKGLADAIKRGMAENSGATGTSWTMPFEIKTGRTVGGMEHRAQTMLYTLLIAERYGVQTPTGILYYTQKDEIIQVHPARNEIRGLMVGRNELAASIMYHRELKVSETSNPHTPATPPTQPPTQLELASSKDEIFLPPPIDENYQCSKCYVKDACVLYRAAVERMPPSTVPQLADKADHLTSSQKEFFAHWETLIALEEQDMVRFRKELWTMRAEEREKNGRCFARMVPGPGVKRDGKFVYEFTRAPKPKNSPEDLPEPVLDLTMSPSTPKKNPRSSPIIDLTSSPVPQYQMGDRLEYSFGSVDSLLNGHIIKGDAVTISIDPTLLAFARGYVLDISTRALTVAFDQELPLEGVAIRKHSKSKTGPAEFRIDKDDYSGGMAKLRSNLAALFYKPDTILLKLLEVEFDVLRLGNVDKVHIEARKFALGAKEVPETLEALERQLLRPPVVATLAFRLTIDEASQITLPSCLGPLRFAEKFVLVGDHFQLPPLVKSKDAREGGMDISLFRRLSDTHPEAVIDLALQYRMNAEIMTLSNKLIYSDRLQCGSEKVATQALYLPHPSAGLAWHVSCGGGPNSQCWLNSLIDPTCKVRFVDTDDLPARNTIVGSLVQNEIEAQLVLQTIEALSKSGVKSAQIGVISPYRQQIKLLSHMLQEHSEVEILTADRSQGRDKDCIIISMVRSNEDGNIGDLLKDWRRLNVSFTRARSKLIIFGSRGTLKCDNLLKQFFDLVDEKGWYMCLPKDAHLMHDFSKTHGKRMPLGSSGDSELTDSTPVKRARVSSGILKGRPLLQDIIVIDDD
- a CDS encoding Tyrosine kinase family catalytic domain protein, with protein sequence MGLLRIEEAILELAKYHCSDLTEQVTFLGDQEDIAVIGGFYDIYKASLAGYEGVVAVKLSVNAILEHVVNELRVVSKLEHSNILPCLGYIVTEPRGSASYDRVPWGQQIIGVVYPWINLNLRDYLKLRPKANRAHLCNQVIEGLTYLHDTGVIHGDLRGRTVMISDQGTVQITGFGGSILKDDPAGYGNGFQMAGRWAAPERLLPDGAEPTVKADVWSLGMTILETFTGDIPYPELSELNALSAVADGIEQMEHVTIGLSTTLPTIIDRLVDQGCLNITKQLIYGNESHKYSGPLSDVYQARLLSGRLVAVKCLRALSNSESKPEKVFKRTARELHAWPVPTHPNVLEFVGLAVFRDKLAMVAPWMPYGSLLAFIDANPDYDRCRLCTQIAEGLIYIHGLGMAHGDIKGAPELFIDEGIRNNYETDVYALGMVNISDTYDVQLLTMKFFQTILEALTGTVPYKDKADLTVIHTVVFRGEHPSRPVDCISPQSTEGDALWNLLGAAGATTLNSVPGSPKSAIL
- a CDS encoding sucrase/ferredoxin-like domain-containing protein, which produces MMQQTQDVDLTSLKKCSDSCRVLRTVCSDPLLNPWHHPVRHAIFELFTHHSIRNNGRHTIEYPVEALLEDHESETLTILAALAAFSCVPRSVVVDILALSPPRFLLYHSARSKLPCELWEQAFRRRFLPSWIPPWVRTSRRPSWAWQECFFRILEQLNHRLTSNCTSMESWTNYVVILRSGTAATCTAYSRTFSASVIMNDLKRQANLMEYETQARVIVQLADVRIVMLGMLRKPPYFAFNNHARELIHPPGVERPDEIPSPRNTTTAGRPQIPHPPQLPQQAQQAQQQPLPQGASVSSNVSTMRSSGAPRRSTFTTPSTRSPSRERRASIGLRLSRTLTHESTSSARSGESSSSRTGGIMSRIRRWTSGSDGRAEQNLSPRTSVCVSWPLGDHFIPDPSDHSRVTAPTTHNASTPLDSTLNQATSMSSRAPVNSLPRLQHPEPSENYSQYPNYTPGEDDTRWRIQNGLEEGGLLWVGPIMITAQLVPHNVKHISTPLTAEEVYSEGRHVSFRWDDLIAIAPWMEERLTRRDDGSDLFLEYGPSFEPTVSSLYILEPEFEVSNRSITSSWNGPRTLISSDPSNAIPAPNVAFETPGCFSAFTRHFGLAQATWRDRKFCMGTTAIRNPDRRIVISRRRMARKRQTRVLQGNTLFPDRDPYTMPVVSKSSLPELSSIIPRPLQSPGALSPPNSRSPAAKVIDIYVCTHGARDCRCGDIGGEIAYALRAMKRPDVRVFDIGHVGGHKWAGNVIVFPSGDWYGNLRPEDLPQLVDHITGPDRVEPWWAHWRGRMGLTKDMQSALHNAAVYSEHLDKSNTFPFAPIRRGQANRSIHTVKFVSWEGKETTVQASQGKNLMQVAKDASLEGVEGICGGNLECATCHMYISPSAPLPRMSDAEDDMLAYAIKRRDGESRLGCQIDVTPELAAWIAEGGRIELPRF